A genomic window from Parvularcula sp. LCG005 includes:
- a CDS encoding oxygenase MpaB family protein: protein MWPLKPYVERVFQEFLVPDGVPPYDFRQPPGEAAVVPADSVSWRVFRNPITLFIGGVAAVLMELAEPRVCHGVWTHSSFRTDPKARLQRTGLAAMISVYGAESSARRMIAGVQRRHGVVTGEVDGVRYTANDVELLNWVNLTASYGFLSAYDAYAKNVDLADQDKFFSEAARVGEPYGASGLPLTREGADRYLTAMSDQLRPSPAIHEFLALMRTTRILPVLSGVLQPMLIQAAIDIVPDHIRQRIDIGEATLSSVQRAAVRQIAVFASDLVVEAAPSVQACQRLNLPADYLYRR, encoded by the coding sequence TTGTGGCCTCTGAAACCCTATGTGGAGCGGGTTTTTCAGGAGTTCCTGGTGCCGGACGGTGTACCGCCCTATGATTTTCGTCAGCCGCCGGGCGAAGCGGCGGTGGTTCCGGCAGATTCAGTGTCGTGGCGCGTATTCCGCAATCCCATCACGCTATTCATCGGCGGCGTTGCAGCCGTGCTGATGGAACTGGCGGAGCCCCGCGTGTGTCACGGCGTATGGACCCACTCCTCTTTCCGCACCGATCCCAAGGCCAGACTGCAACGCACCGGCCTTGCAGCCATGATATCGGTCTATGGTGCAGAAAGCTCTGCGCGCCGGATGATCGCCGGGGTGCAACGTCGTCATGGTGTCGTCACTGGCGAAGTTGATGGTGTTCGGTACACCGCGAATGATGTTGAGCTTCTGAACTGGGTCAATCTGACCGCAAGCTACGGCTTTTTGTCCGCGTACGACGCCTATGCCAAAAACGTCGATCTGGCTGATCAGGATAAGTTCTTCAGTGAAGCGGCGCGCGTGGGTGAACCCTATGGCGCCAGTGGCCTGCCGCTGACGAGGGAGGGGGCTGATCGCTATCTGACAGCGATGTCGGACCAGTTGCGGCCATCGCCCGCAATACACGAATTTCTGGCGCTGATGCGGACGACCAGGATTTTGCCGGTCCTGTCCGGTGTTTTGCAGCCCATGCTGATCCAGGCAGCCATTGATATTGTGCCGGATCATATCCGGCAGCGTATCGACATCGGGGAGGCGACATTGTCGTCTGTTCAGCGGGCAGCGGTTCGGCAAATTGCCGTCTTTGCCAGTGATCTGGTCGTGGAGGCGGCGCCGTCGGTTCAAGCCTGTCAGCGGCTTAACCTGCCCGCCGACTATCTGTACCGACGCTGA
- the rpsD gene encoding 30S ribosomal protein S4 — translation MSKRISAKYKIDRRVGENIWGRPKSPLNRRDYKPGMHGQRRAGKLSDFGQQLMAKQKLKGYYGNITEKQFRKIYEEAARRKGNTAEIMIGLLESRLDAIVYRAKFVPTVFAARQFVNHGHVLVNGVRTNIPSCRLRPGDVVEVREKSKNMALVLEALQLAERDIPDYVDVDPKKMTATYVRMPEFADVPYAGTMEPNLVVEFYAS, via the coding sequence ATGAGCAAGCGTATCAGCGCCAAGTACAAGATTGACCGCCGCGTTGGCGAGAACATCTGGGGCCGTCCAAAATCACCTCTGAACCGCCGCGACTACAAGCCTGGCATGCATGGCCAGCGCCGGGCGGGCAAGCTGTCGGACTTCGGTCAACAGCTGATGGCGAAACAGAAGCTGAAGGGCTATTACGGCAACATCACCGAGAAACAGTTCCGCAAGATCTACGAAGAAGCGGCACGCCGGAAGGGCAACACCGCCGAGATCATGATCGGCCTGCTCGAATCCCGTCTCGACGCCATTGTGTATCGCGCCAAGTTCGTGCCGACCGTGTTCGCTGCACGTCAGTTCGTGAACCACGGCCACGTGCTCGTGAACGGCGTCCGGACAAACATTCCGTCCTGCCGCCTGCGTCCAGGCGATGTGGTCGAAGTTCGTGAGAAATCAAAGAACATGGCACTCGTGCTGGAAGCCCTTCAGTTGGCTGAGCGCGACATCCCTGACTATGTCGACGTTGATCCAAAGAAAATGACGGCAACCTATGTGCGGATGCCAGAATTTGCCGATGTCCCTTATGCGGGCACGATGGAACCCAACCTCGTCGTCGAATTCTACGCGTCGTAA
- a CDS encoding D-alanyl-D-alanine carboxypeptidase family protein: MVRTPVTLAALLGIAGAAYGVAFWGMTTLDAKSAWSRFEALSGSGAEGRAVGHGDQALALFTEDGLDAESLDVMKLAVANAHFESGDPERAIELFWTVLGSPLGASMTEPERMELKHRVALLNLRTGQAVPAALIFSEFVDAAGDDAALVDPEDPDSQTAKYISYVNAAVGDFVDAMPAIGGADIIRGSESDRLYAADQLTNLGGYYARIDDGDYAAAGLLAAAYHTRRDILGPDHADTAHTALLLAPIYERIGRLTDAETIYLEAFHAQERVKGSNNPELSLYIRLLADVYQRQGRNTEAEALNVHMRSMFRDSFGARRYAPNRERNRKSDINRPVSVDFPLSARYAPDDLVFAAKEGIPVSKNPGLEEMMIRKAEEDDTGSMPQMLVALFNQCQSPQEKLSLRSGYRAYSTQKQIYETKDHKGQVAVPGTSEHQSGLAADIDVNGRFMRSTDRAYQCFEAHAWQHGFILTFPDGNEYLSGEDTYEPWHWRYVGKRTALLFRETGPLGYPQEFLAALPCYEERALAGLFVTVGEQDVCLATVQKQPKTAAVLSESADG; this comes from the coding sequence ATGGTGCGCACACCTGTAACATTGGCGGCTCTGTTGGGTATCGCCGGTGCCGCCTATGGCGTCGCATTCTGGGGCATGACAACTCTCGACGCGAAAAGCGCCTGGAGTCGGTTCGAGGCGCTGTCGGGCAGCGGCGCGGAGGGGCGTGCCGTCGGCCATGGCGATCAAGCTCTCGCGCTATTCACTGAAGATGGGCTCGACGCCGAATCGCTGGACGTGATGAAACTGGCCGTAGCCAACGCTCATTTCGAAAGTGGCGACCCGGAACGGGCGATCGAGCTCTTCTGGACCGTTTTGGGCAGTCCGCTGGGGGCGTCGATGACCGAGCCCGAGCGGATGGAACTGAAACACCGGGTGGCCCTGCTGAATCTGCGGACCGGCCAAGCCGTGCCCGCCGCCCTGATTTTCTCTGAATTTGTCGATGCCGCAGGCGATGATGCGGCCCTTGTCGATCCAGAAGATCCAGACAGCCAGACGGCCAAATACATCTCTTACGTGAACGCGGCTGTCGGCGATTTCGTTGATGCTATGCCCGCCATTGGCGGCGCTGATATTATTCGCGGCTCTGAATCGGACCGTCTCTATGCTGCTGATCAGCTGACCAATCTTGGCGGCTATTATGCGCGCATTGATGATGGTGATTATGCCGCCGCTGGCCTGCTGGCCGCGGCCTATCACACGCGGCGCGATATTCTGGGGCCGGACCATGCGGACACGGCCCACACCGCCCTTCTGCTCGCGCCGATCTATGAGCGGATCGGACGCCTGACCGACGCTGAGACCATCTATCTCGAGGCCTTCCACGCGCAGGAGCGGGTCAAGGGATCAAACAATCCCGAGCTTAGCCTTTATATACGTCTGCTCGCTGACGTTTATCAGCGGCAGGGACGCAATACCGAGGCTGAAGCCCTGAACGTCCATATGCGGAGCATGTTCCGGGATTCCTTTGGCGCCCGGCGGTACGCCCCGAACCGTGAGCGCAATCGCAAGTCAGACATCAACCGGCCGGTATCGGTCGATTTCCCGCTGTCAGCCCGTTACGCGCCGGATGATCTTGTGTTCGCTGCGAAGGAAGGCATCCCGGTCAGCAAGAATCCCGGACTTGAGGAGATGATGATCCGCAAGGCCGAAGAGGACGATACAGGGTCGATGCCGCAAATGCTCGTCGCCCTGTTCAACCAGTGCCAGTCGCCCCAGGAGAAACTGTCGCTTCGCTCCGGGTACCGCGCTTATTCCACACAGAAGCAGATTTACGAGACCAAGGACCATAAGGGTCAGGTTGCAGTACCCGGTACGTCAGAGCACCAGTCCGGCCTTGCAGCCGATATTGATGTGAACGGCCGGTTCATGCGCAGCACTGATCGCGCCTATCAGTGTTTCGAAGCCCACGCCTGGCAGCACGGATTCATTCTGACCTTCCCCGACGGCAATGAGTATCTGAGCGGGGAAGACACTTACGAGCCCTGGCACTGGCGCTATGTGGGCAAGCGAACGGCCCTGCTGTTCCGGGAAACCGGCCCGCTTGGCTATCCGCAGGAGTTTCTCGCGGCCCTGCCCTGTTATGAAGAGCGCGCGCTCGCCGGCCTATTCGTCACCGTCGGAGAGCAGGATGTCTGTCTCGCCACCGTCCAAAAACAACCAAAAACAGCGGCGGTTCTCTCCGAATCGGCGGATGGCTGA
- a CDS encoding sulfite exporter TauE/SafE family protein → MTSPRWLRPLTIGVLSLLMISYVLVWWLGPVNPLEALRISYFMLIGVFGASIANSTGTGGGVVFIPAFSIVQEAAGLSLTTAQIVAISFVIQSFGMTIGSLTWINRLYKDGPSSIGVREQDFFRIIGLVVACCLPVLWLTQAASRIDAQQLLLLFKSFSIVLGSLLLLSVFRTEKGTPPRQHLSKIDWIALAIMGAAGGLATALFSVGVGEFVALYLFIRGFSLNTSVATAVVISAITVIAGVPLSILNNEIVWEIIAVAAPGVVIGGYLGRRIAQSLGARRLKLMASLWIIGSCLFLITRALGLNS, encoded by the coding sequence ATGACATCGCCCCGGTGGCTACGCCCGCTGACCATCGGCGTGCTCAGCCTGCTTATGATCAGCTACGTGCTGGTCTGGTGGCTGGGACCTGTAAATCCCTTGGAGGCGCTGAGGATCAGCTACTTCATGCTGATCGGTGTCTTTGGCGCCAGCATCGCCAATTCCACAGGCACAGGGGGCGGTGTTGTTTTCATACCCGCTTTCTCCATCGTTCAGGAAGCGGCGGGTCTCTCCCTCACCACCGCGCAGATCGTGGCCATCAGCTTCGTGATCCAGAGTTTTGGCATGACCATCGGCTCGTTGACCTGGATAAACCGTCTCTACAAGGACGGACCATCGTCCATTGGCGTCAGGGAACAGGATTTTTTCCGGATCATTGGCCTTGTCGTTGCCTGTTGCCTGCCTGTTCTGTGGCTCACTCAAGCCGCATCGCGGATCGATGCTCAGCAGCTCCTGCTCCTGTTCAAATCATTCTCGATTGTGCTGGGGTCGCTTCTTCTTCTGTCGGTGTTCCGGACTGAGAAAGGCACACCGCCGCGACAGCACCTGTCAAAGATTGACTGGATCGCTCTGGCGATCATGGGGGCAGCCGGTGGCCTCGCCACCGCGCTCTTCTCGGTTGGCGTGGGTGAGTTTGTCGCGCTCTACCTCTTTATTCGCGGCTTTTCTCTCAACACGAGTGTGGCCACCGCCGTTGTCATCTCAGCGATCACGGTCATTGCGGGTGTCCCGCTCAGCATACTGAATAATGAGATCGTCTGGGAGATTATCGCGGTCGCTGCGCCAGGCGTGGTGATCGGCGGCTATCTTGGCCGCCGCATCGCCCAAAGTCTGGGGGCCCGGCGGCTCAAGCTGATGGCCAGCCTGTGGATCATCGGCTCCTGCCTGTTCCTCATCACCCGCGCGCTCGGTCTCAACAGCTGA